One genomic region from Vibrio cyclitrophicus encodes:
- the prpC gene encoding bifunctional 2-methylcitrate synthase/citrate synthase, giving the protein MSVSLSDKAAVEKASTENQQQSEKPESKPASAPAIGGAGLRGQSAGTTALCTVGKSGTGLTYRGYDITDLANHAQFEEVAHLLLRGHLPNAKELDDYKTLLVGLRGLPQPLKAALELIPADAHPMDVMRTGCSMLGNLEQESDFSEQLFATERMLALFPAIICYWYRFSHDGVRIDTEDQSEVCLGGYFLKMLTDKAPSELHKQVMHCSLTLYAEHEFNASTFAARVCASTLSDIHSCVTAAIGTLRGSLHGGANEAAMEMIQDWKTADEAETNIMQMLANKDKIMGFGHAIYRESDPRNALIKRWSKELAQEVGDKQLYAVSERVEAVMKREKGLFCNADFFHASAYHFMDIPTKLFTPIFVMSRLTGWTAHVFEQRENNRIIRPSADYTGPEHQDWLPIHLR; this is encoded by the coding sequence ATGTCTGTATCTTTGAGTGATAAAGCAGCTGTCGAAAAGGCTTCAACAGAAAACCAACAACAAAGCGAAAAACCCGAAAGCAAACCAGCAAGCGCACCTGCAATCGGTGGTGCTGGTCTACGTGGTCAGAGTGCGGGAACTACGGCGCTATGTACGGTAGGAAAATCAGGAACCGGCTTAACCTACCGTGGTTATGATATTACCGATCTTGCTAATCACGCTCAGTTCGAAGAAGTGGCGCACCTGCTACTAAGAGGTCACTTACCCAATGCCAAAGAGCTAGACGATTACAAAACATTGTTGGTTGGTCTACGCGGCTTACCTCAACCTTTGAAAGCAGCACTAGAGCTTATTCCTGCAGACGCTCACCCAATGGATGTGATGAGAACGGGTTGTTCAATGTTAGGTAATCTAGAGCAAGAGTCTGACTTCTCTGAGCAACTGTTCGCGACCGAACGAATGCTTGCGCTTTTCCCTGCGATTATTTGTTATTGGTATCGCTTTAGCCACGATGGCGTGCGCATTGATACTGAAGATCAAAGCGAAGTCTGTCTGGGTGGCTACTTCTTGAAAATGCTAACAGATAAAGCGCCGAGTGAACTGCATAAGCAGGTAATGCACTGTTCGCTAACGCTTTACGCAGAGCATGAGTTTAACGCATCTACTTTTGCTGCCCGTGTCTGTGCATCAACACTGTCAGATATTCATTCGTGCGTTACAGCAGCAATTGGCACACTAAGAGGTTCTTTACATGGCGGTGCGAATGAAGCGGCAATGGAAATGATCCAAGATTGGAAAACCGCCGATGAAGCAGAAACTAACATCATGCAGATGCTTGCTAACAAAGACAAAATCATGGGCTTCGGTCATGCCATTTATCGTGAAAGCGACCCACGAAATGCTCTAATCAAGCGTTGGTCAAAAGAGCTAGCTCAAGAGGTCGGTGATAAACAGCTTTACGCCGTTTCAGAGCGTGTTGAAGCGGTTATGAAGCGCGAGAAAGGCTTGTTCTGTAATGCTGACTTCTTCCATGCATCTGCCTATCACTTCATGGATATCCCTACCAAATTATTTACGCCTATCTTTGTGATGAGTCGCCTTACCGGTTGGACGGCGCATGTGTTCGAGCAAAGAGAAAACAATCGCATCATTCGTCCAAGTGCAGACTACACCGGGCCAGAGCATCAAGACTGGCTACCTATTCATCTACGTTAG
- the acnD gene encoding Fe/S-dependent 2-methylisocitrate dehydratase AcnD, with amino-acid sequence MSDVKLEQAQYLDKNQYRKLLPGTHLEYFDACEAVEAISPGSYKTLPYTSRVLAEQLVRRCDPEILEDSLKQIIERKSDLDFPWYPARVVCHDILGQTALVDLAGLRDAIADQGGDPAKVNPVVETQLIVDHSLAVEHAGFDNEAFDKNRAIEERRNEDRFHFIEWCKTAFKNVSVIPAGNGIMHQINLEKMSPVIQSKEGIAFPDTCVGTDSHTPHVDALGVIAIGVGGLEAETVMLGRPSMMRLPDIVGVKLTGQRQEGITATDIVLAITEFLRNQRVVSSYLEFFGEGARALTIGDRATISNMTPEYGATAGMFYIDEQTIQYLKLTGREPEQVELVELYAKQTGLWADDLDSAQYERVLEFDLSKVERNLAGPSNPHRRLPTSELAKQGISQSSWKEQHSAKYSDEQMPDGAVIIAAITSCTNTSNPRNVVAAALVAKKANQLGLVRKPWVKTSFAPGSKVAKLYLESAGLLPELEQLGFGIVGYACTTCNGMSGALDPKIQQEITDRDLYSTAVLSGNRNFDGRIHPYAKQAFLASPPLVVAYALAGTIRFDIEKDSLGTDNNGKPIYLSDLWPSDAEIDAVVGEHVKPQQFQQIYVKMFQPDEEQVTTEPLYDWRPQSTYIRRPPYWEGALAGERSLSGMRPLAILGDNITTDHLSPSNAILASSAAGEYLAKMEVPEEDFNSYATHRGDHLTAQRATFANPKLFNEMVKDAGEVVQGSLARVEPEGLVTRMWEAIETYMNRKQPLIVVAGADYGQGSSRDWAAKGVRLAGVEVIVAEGFERIHRTNLVGMGVLPLQFKVGTNRNTLELNGTELYDVYGDIEAGSDLALVITRKNGEKLDVPVTCRLDTADEVNVYSAGGVLQRFAKDFLAQ; translated from the coding sequence ATGTCTGATGTAAAACTTGAACAAGCTCAGTACCTTGATAAAAATCAGTACCGGAAACTTTTACCCGGAACTCATTTAGAGTATTTCGATGCTTGCGAAGCGGTAGAAGCGATATCTCCGGGCAGTTATAAAACCTTGCCTTATACGTCGAGAGTATTGGCAGAGCAATTAGTAAGACGCTGTGATCCTGAAATCCTTGAAGACAGCTTAAAACAGATCATTGAACGCAAGAGTGACCTTGATTTCCCTTGGTATCCTGCGCGTGTGGTGTGTCATGACATTCTTGGTCAAACAGCCCTAGTAGATTTGGCTGGATTAAGAGACGCGATTGCCGACCAAGGCGGAGACCCTGCCAAGGTGAACCCAGTGGTCGAAACTCAACTGATTGTTGATCACTCTTTGGCTGTGGAACATGCCGGGTTTGATAACGAAGCATTTGATAAAAACCGCGCGATTGAAGAGCGCAGAAACGAAGACCGTTTTCATTTTATTGAATGGTGTAAAACCGCGTTTAAAAACGTGAGTGTGATTCCTGCGGGTAATGGAATTATGCACCAGATTAACTTAGAGAAAATGTCTCCAGTGATTCAATCTAAAGAAGGAATCGCGTTTCCTGATACCTGTGTCGGCACCGACAGTCATACTCCTCATGTTGATGCTCTGGGTGTTATTGCAATAGGTGTAGGTGGTTTGGAAGCCGAGACTGTGATGCTCGGTCGTCCATCGATGATGCGCTTGCCTGATATCGTGGGCGTTAAACTGACGGGTCAACGACAAGAAGGGATAACCGCAACGGATATTGTGCTTGCGATTACAGAGTTTCTTCGTAATCAGAGAGTGGTTTCCAGTTATCTAGAGTTCTTCGGTGAAGGGGCTCGTGCACTGACCATTGGTGACCGCGCAACTATATCGAATATGACGCCAGAATACGGCGCGACAGCAGGTATGTTCTATATCGATGAACAGACCATACAATACCTAAAGCTGACAGGACGCGAGCCTGAACAGGTTGAGTTAGTTGAGCTATACGCTAAGCAAACTGGCTTATGGGCCGATGATTTAGATTCCGCTCAATACGAGCGTGTGCTTGAGTTTGATTTGTCTAAAGTTGAGCGCAACCTTGCAGGGCCATCCAATCCCCATCGCCGTTTACCAACCAGTGAACTTGCCAAACAAGGCATTAGCCAATCATCGTGGAAAGAACAACATTCGGCGAAATATAGCGATGAACAAATGCCCGATGGTGCTGTGATTATTGCTGCAATTACTTCTTGTACAAACACCAGTAATCCAAGAAACGTAGTCGCCGCAGCATTGGTGGCTAAGAAGGCCAATCAGCTTGGGTTAGTTCGTAAGCCATGGGTGAAAACCTCTTTTGCTCCGGGTTCTAAAGTTGCCAAGCTCTATCTTGAATCTGCAGGTTTGCTTCCTGAGTTGGAACAGCTTGGTTTTGGTATCGTGGGCTATGCGTGCACTACCTGTAACGGAATGAGCGGGGCCTTAGATCCTAAAATCCAACAAGAAATCACCGACCGCGACCTGTATTCAACCGCTGTGTTATCTGGGAATCGAAATTTCGATGGTCGAATTCATCCTTATGCTAAACAAGCGTTTTTAGCCTCACCGCCATTGGTGGTTGCTTACGCTTTAGCGGGTACGATTCGCTTTGATATCGAAAAAGACAGCCTAGGTACAGACAACAATGGTAAACCAATCTATCTAAGTGATTTGTGGCCAAGTGACGCAGAAATTGATGCGGTTGTCGGTGAGCATGTTAAGCCTCAGCAATTCCAACAAATCTACGTGAAAATGTTCCAGCCAGACGAAGAGCAGGTAACGACTGAACCGCTTTATGACTGGCGACCTCAAAGTACCTATATTCGCAGACCACCTTATTGGGAAGGAGCGCTTGCGGGAGAACGAAGCCTTTCAGGTATGAGACCGTTAGCGATTCTTGGCGACAACATCACCACGGATCATCTATCACCTTCAAATGCGATTCTCGCTTCGAGTGCGGCAGGTGAGTACTTGGCGAAAATGGAAGTGCCAGAAGAAGACTTTAACTCTTATGCGACTCATCGAGGTGATCACTTAACCGCGCAACGAGCGACGTTCGCCAACCCTAAGCTGTTTAATGAAATGGTGAAAGACGCTGGAGAAGTCGTGCAAGGTTCATTGGCACGAGTAGAACCCGAAGGGCTGGTTACTCGAATGTGGGAAGCGATAGAAACCTACATGAATCGCAAGCAACCTTTGATTGTCGTTGCTGGCGCAGACTATGGGCAAGGCTCTTCACGGGACTGGGCAGCCAAAGGTGTGCGTTTAGCGGGTGTTGAAGTGATTGTGGCTGAAGGATTTGAAAGAATTCACAGAACCAACTTGGTTGGCATGGGTGTATTGCCTCTGCAGTTCAAAGTAGGAACGAATCGCAATACCTTAGAACTGAACGGCACCGAGCTTTACGACGTGTACGGCGACATTGAAGCAGGTTCTGATTTGGCTCTAGTCATCACTCGTAAAAACGGTGAAAAGCTTGATGTTCCTGTGACCTGCCGACTAGACACCGCAGACGAAGTGAATGTTTACAGCGCTGGTGGAGTGTTGCAACGTTTCGCCAAAGACTTTCTTGCACAGTAG